Part of the Geoalkalibacter ferrihydriticus DSM 17813 genome is shown below.
TGTTCACGGATCCATTTTTTTTCAATCATCAGGGAGAACAGGGTGGCCAGAAAATAGGACAGAGCCATGAATCCGGATTTGCTGGTGGAGATCGCCGCAAACTTGCTGGAGATGGCGGCGGTCGCTCCGCACACCACGCAGATCCCGATTAGCAGCAGCCCGGTTGCCGCCTTGCCGCGCGGCAGGGTTGCGCTGCCTGATTCCCTTGCGAGAAGCGCTACGACGGCAAATCCCAGCAGAATTCCCATCCATTGAAAAAGCCCTGGTCGTTCCCCGAAGTAAACAACGGAAAAAACGATCACCACCAGCAGGCTCATTCGCGTGAGGGGAAAGGTAATGGCGGCCGGCAGGTGCTTGAGGGCTTCCATGTTGGCGACCGTGGCCAGAGTAAAGGACAGGCTGTTGACCAAGGCCAGAAGCGCCAGGGGCAACAGGGCGCCCGCAGGTTCGGCGGAGATGAAAAAGACCAGGCTGCTCAACAGTGTGACCGTGCCCATGAACACGGCGGTGGTCAGAGGCGCGCTGCAGTTGCGCTCGGCTGCGACCTTGTAGAGAAAGCGCTGGGCTCCCAAGAGACCAAGGGCCGCTATGCTGAAAAAGTACCAGTCGGGCATGATCCTCGCGGGCTAATCCGGAGTTTAGGGTGGGTCGGGCTCTTTTTTTGCATACATTAACGGGGGTGTGAGACGGAGCGAAAGACATTCTAATACCATGCATCGAAGGATTGTCCCATGGAAAATAACTCGGCAAAAGAGTCCACTCTGGTCACCGTTCGCATGTTTGGCGTTCTGCACAGCCTGCGCCGCAGCCGGGGGCTTGCGACAACCGTTGAGCTTGAACTGCCGCCGGAAGGTCGAACGGCGCGTGAGATCGCCCTGGATCTGGAGTTGCCCCTGGATCGCATCGAGGCGGTTTTCTGCAACCATCGGACTTACGAGTTGGACCACCGCGTTCATCCGGGCGACCGCGTTGCCTTTGTGCCGCCGGGCGTACCCGGCCCCCACCGGTTTTTTCTCGGGATTCACCAGGCCGGGCAGAAAACGCGGGCCGAAGAGGAGCGCTAGCCATTATGTCTAGGCCTGGATGGACCAGAATTCCTCCTTGGTGATGACCAGCACCCGGGTCGATTTGCCGTCCGGGTTGATTTGCAGTTCGGCAATCGCCATGCTCTGGTCCGACAACCACGTCTGGGAGAAAACTCCCAGGGGAACCGCCTCGGGTTTATATTTCTGTCCAATGGGTCTGGCGTTTTTCACAAAGTCGGCGGCTTTCTCCTCGCTTGACCAGACCGGCAAAGAAAAACCCGTCTTGTCCAACTCCATGGCGTAAATGTTCTTGTGGGTGCCCCTGAGCACCCAGACCTGTGCGGCGTCTTTGCTTTCTTGCAGAAATACCTTTTCGCCGAGGTATTCAATGCTCATAGCTGCTCCTCCCGCCCGATGGGCAGTAGCACGGTGAATTGCGATCCTGCGCCGACTCTGCTTTCCAGCCGGATTTCGCCGCCATGGCGTTTGATGATGTTGTAGGTCAGGGCCAGGCCGAGGCCGACGCCCTGGCCTACTTCTTTTGTGGTGAAAAATGGCTCCCAGATCTTCTCGCGAATTTGCGGCTCCATGCCGCTGCCCGTATCGCTGATCACGACCGCGATGCGGGTGTCATCCTCCCTGGAGGTTCTGACCTCAACCCGGCCTTGCTCCGCAATGGCCTGATGGGCGTTGACCAGCAGGTTCATACAGACCTGGCGCAGGCCGGAGGGGTCGCCGGAAATGCGCGGGAGATCCCCCCTGAGGTCGGTGATGACCTGAATCTTCTGGTAGCCCGGCTGGTAGCGCAACAGTTCAATTACCTCGCGCAGAACGCGGTTGATGTCGACCTTGACGGTCGTGCCGTCGGATTTGCGGCTGAAGCTGAGCAAGTGGTCGATGATGTCCTTGCAGCGGTAGGATTCGCGCACGATCACTTCGAGATAATGGGGAAAGACATCGAGGCGTACATCCTCTTTGAGGATGGGTTCATCACGGAAGCGGCGCAGCAGCGCCTCCGCGCAGCCAGCCACCGAGGTCAGAGGATTGTTGATTTCATGCGCGATGCCGGTGGCCAGCACGCCGATACTCGACATTTTTTCAGTCTGGATGAGATGCATTTCCTGCAAGCGCTTCTCGGAAACGTCGCGGAAGAAAACCAGGGCGCGGTTCTTCTCGCCGAGGGTGTCGCGGATCGGGGTTGCGGTGATGTCTAGATAACGGGTTGGCTGCCCCTCGTTTGCGCTGACCAGGCATGTATCCACCCGCTCGCCCTGGAGCGCCCTTTCGACGGGGCAGTCGTGCGATTCGGCAGCGGATTCGGGATGAAAGATGTCCTGGCAGGACTTGCCCGGCAGGGTCTCCTGAGGAAAAATCCGCGGACTGATCAGGTTGTGATGCTGGATCCGGCCGTCATGGTCGTAAACCGAGATACCGTCGCCTATGGAATCAAAAATGGTTTGCAGTTCGTTTGTTTTGTTGCGCAAGTCGACCTCGGCCTGTTTGCGCTGGGTGATGTCCTGGGTGGTTCCGTAGAGTTTGATAACCTTACCCGCAATGTTGAGGGCAGGTTCGACGATGGAATAGACCCAGCGCAAGCCACCGTCGTCAAAAAGCAGGCGATGTTCGATCTCATAGGTTTTGCCTTGCTCGACCCCCAACCGCAGGTGTTCCATGACGCTGTCGTAGTCTTCGGGGTGCACCACCCGGGCAAAGGCTTCCTGGGTGGTTTCTTCAGGCCGCAGGTGCAAAATACGCAACAGCTCGGCCGAGGCTTGAACCTCCCCGGATTCCGGATCAAAGCTCCAGGAGCCCACATGGGTCATGCTCTGGGCCTTGGCCAGATTGTATTCACTCTCCGCCAGCGCTTGTTCCGCGCGTTGTTTCTCGCTGATATCCACCAGCACAGCGAGGCACTCGCCGCCGGCTTCGCTCGCCAGAGCCTCGATACGCACATACAGCGGGTTGGGGCTTGGCTGTGCAAGCCGCAGCCGGCAGGTCTGCTTACTCTGATCGGCAAAGACCCGGCGCAGGAATTCTGCGAAAGCCAGGCGGGCGTCAGCGGCGACGAACTGCGAGAAATTGCGCCCAATCAGTGCGCTGGATTCGACCCCCAGAAACTTGGCGCCCAGCCGGTTCGCCAAGCGAATCCCGCCTGCGTCGTCCAAAGTGAAATACCCCACGGGGGCTTGATCGTAGAGCTGGGCATATCTGTCGCGCGAGGCCTCGAGGCGTTCAAGGCGGCAGCGCAGTTCTTCGATTTGAGCCTCCGCAGTGGTCTGTTGGGTTGGAATTTCCTGGTGTTTGTTCAAAGGCCTTTCCTCTGCATCTTGGGCGCACGTGGCACACTACAGGTATTTATCCAGTCCCATGTGCCGGACCAGATCGCGGAAATCCTTTCCTCCTCTTTCGGCCAGAAAGCCCAGCAAGGTAAAACCTTCGAGAGGCCAGGCGATGCGCTCCATCCCTGGCTCGGTACACTGGCTGCATTCGGCAAAGGCTCCGACCTTTTGGCGAAAGCGGTTGGCGGCCGTACAGCGATAGAGACTCTCCAGAGACTGCGACCGGACATTTCCCAAGGACTCTGCCAGGACCGGACAGGGGAAGATCTCGCCATTGTGCCGCGCGAACAGGGTATTGAAGCCCGCCGTGCAGGGCTTGACGATTTTTCCGGTTCTGAGATAGCCGAGCATGGCTTCGCGGTGGCCGCTCCAGGCGAACCTGGGACTTTTGTAGAAATCGATCATCTTTTTGATGTCTGCGGGGCTGAAGCGCAGATCCTTGGCCTTGTCCAGGTTGGCAAAGCGGTTGGGCGTCAGGATGCACGGGGAGATAATGGTAAACAACTGGTGTTCGGCAGCGAATTCGGCAATGCGTTGGAGTTCGTGGACGTTCAGCGGCACGATCGTGGTTTTGAGGCCGAGAATCAGGTTGGCATGTTTGTCCCTGATGTCATTCAAAGCTGACAGGGTTTGCTCAAAGTGCCCCCAGGCGCCGGGATAATTGCGGATGCGATCGTGAAGCTTGCCCACGGCATCCACGCCGCAAGCCAGAACCATGTCGATGCCGCGCGCGTGAAGGGGGCCGATGCTTTCGCGGACGATGTGCGCAACGCGCTCGGTGAGCAGGGCGTTTGTGGTGATCGACAGGGTGCGCAGGGCGGGAAAGTGGTCAGGCTGCAAAGCGGCGATCTGCCGAATAAGTTCACCCAGGTCGCTGCGCAGGAAGGGCTCTCCGCCGGTGATGTCGAGTTCCTTGAGGTGCCGAAGCGCCGGCGAGCGAAGCACGGCGAGCCATTCGGTGAGATCCAGGTCAGAAACTGTAGCGGGTGTTTTCCAGATGTTGCACATATCACAGCGGCAGATGCAGCGGTGCGTCACCTCCAGGCTCAGGGATTCGAGCCGGTGGGGCTTGCCGCGGCGCTTGAGAAGGCGAAAGCGCAGGCCGTTGATGAGAAGTTTGGCGATCACCCGCTCAGTATCCCCCGCAGAAACCGTCCTCCGCAACCTCTTTCATCTCGATATCCGCCTTGCTGTCGGCCGGTTTCTTTCCTCCCGCGTGCGGTTTGCCGATTTCATCAAGGCCGACAACACCGTGGCCGCCTTCAACACTGGGCGCTGTCTCTCCCAGGTGAGCAGCGCAAACGTTCTTGCTGCTGTTGGCCGGGGCACCGCAATGGTTGCAATGAATGGTCGGTTTGTCGGACAGGGCCTTGATGCAGTCATCCAACCCCTGGGACTTAAAAGCGCACATGTGCTTTGAGTGGTCCTTGCTGTCGCAATGCATTGTTCCTCCTGTGGGTTTCCGGCGCCGGCTTACCAGTGGCTGCGCCCTGTGGGATCGAGGCTTGGCGTCGAATTGCCGCCTCCTCGCGTGTAATAGTGGCGATAATCATCGTCCTGCTCTTCCTCGGCTTTTTTGATCTCGCGCATGGAGCGGTGGTCCTCCTCAAGATAAATATTGCGGAACAGATCTTCGACAACCTGGTTTAATTCCTCAACATTTTTAACCACCTCGACCTTGTCGCAATAAGCGCCGTAGGTATCGATCAGGCAATCGCCCCTTTTCCATAGCTCACGGTCTTCGGGGGTCAGCCACAGCATGTAGCCGGCCTTCTCGCGCAACTGCTCAAGCACCCAGTCATTGGGCTTGTTGTAGTTATTGCGCGCATCGCCGAGAAAAATGACCGCCGGGCGCCCGCGCAGGTTTTCGAGAAATTTCTCTTTGAAGGTTTCAAAGACCTTGCCGTAATCGCTGTTGTCGTCCAGGTTGACGATCTCGCCGCTGTCAATGGCCTCCATCATCGTGTTGATGGGCGCATTGGCGAGCATTTCCGTGATTTCAGCCAGCTCCGCGTTGAAGATGAAGCTGCGTACATCCATCAAACGGTTGTGCAGGGTATGCAGCAGCAAGAGCATGAATTGAGAGGCATGGCTGACGGAAAAGCTCACGTCGCACAGCACCACCAGGCGTGGTTTCTGCTTGCGCCTGCGGCGCAGGACCAGATGAAAGGGCACCATGCCGTGGCGATAGTTTTTCTGGATGGTGCGAATGACATGGATTTTGCCGCGGTTCTCCATGTTTTTGACGCGGCGGATGTCTTTTTTCAGACGCATGAGCATGCGCGAAACCGCATCATGCATGGCGTCGAGTTCCTGCTGGGAAAAAGTCAGAGGACGCTTTTGCCCGCTGGGGTGTTTGAAGGCCATGGTGACAGGATTCTGCGGCATGCGCATGGAGGGTCGCGGGGCTTGCATCGCCCCCTGGTAATCCTTGAGGCGGATCTCCATTTCCGAGCCGTCGAGCTGATCGAGACCGATTTCCTTGAGGCTCTGCAGGTCTTTGAGATCTTCGGGGCTCAGTCCCGCTTCGACCATGGCCAGGCTCATGTTTTCATTGACCATGTCCGGGTTGGTGCCGAGCATCTCCTCGGCTTCCATGCTCAGGATCGCTTCCTGCAGCAGGTCGGCGGGGTCAGGTCCCTCGCCGTTGGCTCCGCTGCTGAAAAAGCGCTCGAAAACCCTGTCGAAACTCTCCATGTCATGAATATTCTTCACCAGGGTCAGGCGCAGCAGGCTGCGCACCGCTCCGCGTCCTTCCAAACCGCCATGCGCCAAAGCGCAAACTGCATCAAGGCTCTCGCCGGGTGAGACCCGCAGACCTTCCTTGCGCAATTCGGCGACGAATCTGGTGATGATGGTTTCCATGCTCAGCCTAGTTCCTCGGCGGCCAGTTCCACCACCCGCTGCAGGTCGGCCTGATGCTTGGAGATGACGCCGACGGTGTTGGCGACCACGTCCGGCGTCAGTTTGGACACATGCAGGATGGAAAGGACTTCCGCCCAGTCGAGGGTTTCCGAGACGCTGGGGGGCTTGCGCAGGTTGAGTTCGCGGGCCTTGCGCAGAAAGCCCACCATCTGCTGCGCCAGTTCTTCACAGATATCGGGAAAGCGGGCGCGAACGATCTGCACTTCGCGCTCCAACTCAGGGTAGTCGATGTAGAGGTAGAGGCAGCGACGCCGCAGGGCGTCGGAAATCATGCGGGTGCCGTTGCTGGTAAGGATGGCCAGGGGTTTTCTTTTGGCCTCGATCACTCCCAACTCGGGAATCGACACCTGAAAATCGCTCAGGCACTCCAGCAGCAGGGCTTCGAATTCATCATCGGAACGGTCGATCTCGTCGATCAGCAGAACCGAGCGCTTTTCCGAGAGGAAACTGCGCAGCACCGGGCGTTGGACCAGAAAATTGCGGGAGAAAAACAGACTTTCCTCACTGGCCAACTGCTCCACGGCGTCGCGCAGGTCGGTTGCTTCGGCGAGTCGGTTGTCGAGCTGGGTTCGCAGCATCTGGGTGTAGAGCAGCTGCTTGCCGTATTCCCAATCATAGAGAGCCTTGCCTTCGTCGATCCCTTCATAGCATTGCAAGCGCACCAGCGGAAAGTCCATGACCTGGGAGAGGGTCTTGGCCAGGCCCGTTTTGCCAACACCGGGCGGTCCCTCGATAAGTATTGGTTTTTCCATCCGCAGTGCGAGAAAAACTGCGGTGGCGATGGCTTCGTCGGCGATATAGCCGCCGTCGCGCAGCCCATCTTTTACCTCTAGTTGAGTCATCATGGTCAGCCTCGTGGGGTGAGGAAAATAATAGTTGCCAACGCAAGAGCGCCGCTGGACCCGGCGAGAAGAAACTCTCCGGGCCCAGCGGCCTATGAACTACCGGTCTATTCGGTTACTGTGCAATTTACATGCAGCCTTTGAACACGGCGCGCATATTTTCAAAGCCGATATCCACCGGGTTGCCTTCGGAGCAGATGTCTGCCGCGGCGAACTTGGACAGCCCGTCGAGGTCTTTTTCCTGCAGCCCGAGATCCCCGAACCGGGTGGTGATGCCCAGGTCATCCTTGAGTTCCTGAATCATATCGATGAACTTCTCACCGGCTTTGATGTCAGACATTCCCTCAGTATTGATACCGGCGGCACGCGCCATCATGGCGAAGCGCTCGGGGCAGGCGGGCAGGTTGAGGCGGCATACGTCAACCATGGCGATGGCGTTGCACAGACCGTGGGGTGAGTCATAGAGACCGCCCATGGCGTGTGCCATGCTGTGAATGATGCCCAGACCGGCGCTGTTGAAGCTGTAGGCGGCGGCCATCTCCGCCCACACCATCTGCTCGATGGCCTTATCGTTGTTGCGGTTGGCAGCCGACTGACGCAAGTTGCCGAAGATTTCGGTGATCGCCCAGAGGCCCGGCCCGTAGGCCGACTGTACGCACAGGCGTGAGGCGATGGCTTCAACGGCATGGGCCAAAGCATCCATGCCGGTGTAGGCGGCGAGATCGCCGGGCATGCACTGGTGCAGCAAGGGATCGTTGATCGATTTGCTCGGGGTGCATGCCGGATCGAACAGAGCCATTTTGTACATTTTCTCGGTGTGGTTGATGATCGAGAAGCAAGAGACTTCCGACCCGGTGCCCGAGGTGGTATTGATGGCGAGTTGGGGGAGCTTGTTCTTCTTGGTCGCTTTGAAGGCGCCTTCGAAACTGCGCACGTCCTGACCGTCGTGGCTGTAAACCAGCTTGATCGCTTTGGCGCAGTCGGTGGTGCTGCCGCCGCCTATGCTGATGATGCCGTCGAACTTGCCCGAGGAAAGCACCTTGGCGCCCTCCATGACTTCAAAGTCTTTGGGATTGGGGGTGGCCTTGTCAAAAACTTCGGAGGAAACGCCGGCATGCTTGAGCACGCCCTGGATGGTCTCGATGATCCCGGTGCCTCTGAGACCGGTGGTGACGATGAGAGCATTGCTCATGCCCAGGGCCTTGGCTTCGTTGCCGACCATGGTATGCGCACCCCAGCCGACGTTCACCGAAGGGTAGGCGTGCTGCATCCTGATGGGATATTCCTGTCGTTCGTTGGAGAGCTTGCGTTTTGCGTCTTTGAAATGGGGCATGTGTACTTCCTCCTGTTGCTGGTGAGAGTTTACTTGCTGCCGCATCCTTGGTGGCCGGTGTCTGAGACACTCCGCCACCTCCTCATAACTTTGTTTTAGCGAAACCTTTGGTGGCCTCCATTAAACACTTGGTTAATGTTCATCCAAGCCTGTGGCGACACTGGGTTGTCTACAGAGCAAGGAGGGTGCCAAACGGAAATACTGTTTTATAGTGCCGGTTTGCGGGCTTTTGAGGGAGGGCGTCAGGGGTCGCTGTGAGAGTGCGGGGAATTCCGAAACAGGTTGAAGGGAGGATGGGCGTGGCAGCCTAGGGCGTTTGTCCACACTGGGGAGTTTTGCCCCGCTCAGGACGGGTTTGCAGCGGATTTGCGATGTGCATAAACGGCGCGGCGCAGGGCGCAGCGGTCCTCGCTGGCGAAAAAATCGCCGCAACTGCCCCAGGCGCGACCCATGCAGCCCGCGCCGCAGGTATCGCGATCGGCGCAGGCGTGGCATTGGGGAATTGTTTCGGCCCGACTGCGACTGATTTCCAGCAGGGATGCCCACAAGGGTGCCCCAAGGGAGAATGCTTCCGCGAGGGGTTTGTCGAATACGCCGCTCACCGCATAGGGGTCGGCATGACACAGAACGCAGGGGTAGAGGCGACCGGCCGCGGTGAGGTAGGGATTTTCGACAAAGGTGCAGTCTTGTCTCGTCGTCTTGTTCGGTGTTTGCCATTCCAGGGCGGCGATCCTGCCGATTTTCCGATAAAGAGCCCTGAAGCCGGAATCGGTTTCGTAGCGTTCGAGGAGGCGCAGATATTGCTCGGTTTCGGCCGGGGCGATGAGCGCATCCTCGGCAGCACGGCCGCAGCGCACCAGCGAGCCGCTGACGACGGAGGCGATGCCGAGTTCGTCGGCGCGTTCCAGGAGCGCCGGAATTTCATCGAGGTTGTGGCGCATCTCTGTAAAGAACAGGCTCAGACGTGGCGCGAGTCCTGCGGCAATAAGGTGCTGCAAGCCCGCCATGGCCCCGGCGAAGGCGCCCTCGCCGCGCACCAGATCATGGCTGGTGGCGCACGCCCCGTCGAGGCTGACCTGGATGGAGAGTCCGGAAAAATCAAGGTCGCGCAAGGCCGCCGCTTGGTTTTTTTTGATCAGGTTGGCGTTGGTTTGCACGCCAAGGTGGGGCATTTCGAGATGGCGGGCGAAGCGCAGCAGTTCGAGCCATTCGGGATGGCAGAGGGGTTCGCCGCCGGTCAGGCGCAGGCCCTGGCCACCTAGATCTGCAAACTCCTGCATGACGCGGCGCAGCTTTGCTGCCGGCACATGCGCGGCGGAGGTGGACACGCCCCCTTCGACCCAGCAGTGACGGCATTGCAGATTGCAGGCGCCGGTGATGGCAAGAGTCAGGGTGTGTGGTGGGCGCAGGCCTGCCCGGCGAAGCAGGCCTTTCAGGTTGTCGGATGTTGCGGTCGAGGGTTCCATGGTTCTGTCATTGTCGGTTTCCGGCGGAGAAAATGTCCACAGTGTGGAGAAGCTACCCAATGAACGACACGGGATGTTGGGGAGAAATGCCACACAACCCTCAAACCCCTAAGCCGGCAAATCGTAGCGGTCCAATTTGGTGTAGAGGGTTTTGCGGTCGATTTCGAGGATCTTCGCCGCCCTGCTTTTGTTGCCTTCAACCTTGTCCAGAACATTGCGAATGTGCTCACGCTCAATAACCCACAGCGGCAGGGGCGGCGCTTGCGGGGTCGCGCCGAGCTGAACCTCGGCAGGAAAGAGTTTGGGCGGGGCAAAGGGTAATAGATCGGCGGTAATCACCCGCTCTGCGGCCAGAATCGAAGCGCGGCGCATGGTGTTGCGCAACTCACGCACGTTGCCCGGCCAGTGGTAGGCACGCAGGGAGGCCATGGCTTCAGGCGATATCTCCCAAGGGCCTTGGCCGGGTCCGGAGCTGCTTTGCAGAAAAAACCAGGCCAGGGGCAGGATGTCCTCGGCGCGCTCGCGTAGCGGCGGGATAAGAATGGGCAGCATGTTGATGCGATGAAAGAGGTCATCGCGAAACTCGCCGGCATCGACTTTGTCTTCGAGCTTTTTGTTGGTGGCGAAGACAAAGCGCACATCGACGCTGATGTCCCGATTTCCCCCCAGGCGCCGGAATGTGCCGGTTTCGAGGATGCGCAGCAGCTTGACCTGGACATCGAGAGTCATTTCCGAGACTTCATCCATGAACAGCGTGCCCTGATGCGCCAGTTCGAACAGCCCTGCGCGACCTTTGACCGCGCTGGTAAAGGCGCCCTGCATGTGGCCGAACAGCTCGCTCTCGGCGGTGTTCACGTCAAGGCGCCCGCAATTGACGGTGACAAAGGGTTTTTGCGCCCGGGGACTGCTTTCGTGCACCGCGCGCGCCACCAGTTCCTTGCCGGTACCGCTCTCACCGAAAATAAGCACATGCTCGTCGACGGCCCCCCAGCGTTTCACCGTGTCGAGCACCTGCGTAATCGCCTGACTCTTGCCGACGATCTGGTGATTGTCGAGTTTCTGCATTTCGAGTTTAAGGCTGATGTTTTCGAGTCGCAGGCGGTTTTTTTCATGGGCCTTGGTGATGACCAGGTCAAGCTCGTCGAGCTTGACGGGCTTGGTCAGGTAATCGTAGGCACCGTGCTTGATGCATTCAACGGCTGTTTCGATGGTGCCGTGCCCGGTGAACATGATGATCTCGGGAACGCTGGATTCGCTCTTCATCTGCTTGAGTATTTCGACGCCGTCGCTGCCGGGCATGCGGATATCGAGCAGCACCACGTTGAAAATCTCTTCGCGGTAACGGGCCAGTCCTTCCTCGCCATTGCCGGCGACCTGAACTCTGTGGCCGCTGCGGCGCAGCTCGGACTGCAGCAGCTCGCGCAGGGGTCTTTCGTCTTCCACAATCAGAACTTTGGCGACATCGCCACGCTTTACATTTGACATACAGGTAATCTCACCTTGAAAGTGCAACCTCTGTTCACCTGACTGGCCACCTCA
Proteins encoded:
- a CDS encoding DMT family transporter, which produces MPDWYFFSIAALGLLGAQRFLYKVAAERNCSAPLTTAVFMGTVTLLSSLVFFISAEPAGALLPLALLALVNSLSFTLATVANMEALKHLPAAITFPLTRMSLLVVIVFSVVYFGERPGLFQWMGILLGFAVVALLARESGSATLPRGKAATGLLLIGICVVCGATAAISSKFAAISTSKSGFMALSYFLATLFSLMIEKKWIREQTPARTGDAVKIGLFMGLLNFFGFYAFLIALESGPLSIIALITGMHFVIAIALSALIYREKLTSTRLLAIVLTLLAVFFIQL
- a CDS encoding MoaD/ThiS family protein, with the protein product MENNSAKESTLVTVRMFGVLHSLRRSRGLATTVELELPPEGRTAREIALDLELPLDRIEAVFCNHRTYELDHRVHPGDRVAFVPPGVPGPHRFFLGIHQAGQKTRAEEER
- a CDS encoding DUF2750 domain-containing protein; its protein translation is MSIEYLGEKVFLQESKDAAQVWVLRGTHKNIYAMELDKTGFSLPVWSSEEKAADFVKNARPIGQKYKPEAVPLGVFSQTWLSDQSMAIAELQINPDGKSTRVLVITKEEFWSIQA
- a CDS encoding PAS domain-containing sensor histidine kinase — encoded protein: MNKHQEIPTQQTTAEAQIEELRCRLERLEASRDRYAQLYDQAPVGYFTLDDAGGIRLANRLGAKFLGVESSALIGRNFSQFVAADARLAFAEFLRRVFADQSKQTCRLRLAQPSPNPLYVRIEALASEAGGECLAVLVDISEKQRAEQALAESEYNLAKAQSMTHVGSWSFDPESGEVQASAELLRILHLRPEETTQEAFARVVHPEDYDSVMEHLRLGVEQGKTYEIEHRLLFDDGGLRWVYSIVEPALNIAGKVIKLYGTTQDITQRKQAEVDLRNKTNELQTIFDSIGDGISVYDHDGRIQHHNLISPRIFPQETLPGKSCQDIFHPESAAESHDCPVERALQGERVDTCLVSANEGQPTRYLDITATPIRDTLGEKNRALVFFRDVSEKRLQEMHLIQTEKMSSIGVLATGIAHEINNPLTSVAGCAEALLRRFRDEPILKEDVRLDVFPHYLEVIVRESYRCKDIIDHLLSFSRKSDGTTVKVDINRVLREVIELLRYQPGYQKIQVITDLRGDLPRISGDPSGLRQVCMNLLVNAHQAIAEQGRVEVRTSREDDTRIAVVISDTGSGMEPQIREKIWEPFFTTKEVGQGVGLGLALTYNIIKRHGGEIRLESRVGAGSQFTVLLPIGREEQL
- a CDS encoding radical SAM protein, which codes for MIAKLLINGLRFRLLKRRGKPHRLESLSLEVTHRCICRCDMCNIWKTPATVSDLDLTEWLAVLRSPALRHLKELDITGGEPFLRSDLGELIRQIAALQPDHFPALRTLSITTNALLTERVAHIVRESIGPLHARGIDMVLACGVDAVGKLHDRIRNYPGAWGHFEQTLSALNDIRDKHANLILGLKTTIVPLNVHELQRIAEFAAEHQLFTIISPCILTPNRFANLDKAKDLRFSPADIKKMIDFYKSPRFAWSGHREAMLGYLRTGKIVKPCTAGFNTLFARHNGEIFPCPVLAESLGNVRSQSLESLYRCTAANRFRQKVGAFAECSQCTEPGMERIAWPLEGFTLLGFLAERGGKDFRDLVRHMGLDKYL
- a CDS encoding VWA domain-containing protein; this translates as METIITRFVAELRKEGLRVSPGESLDAVCALAHGGLEGRGAVRSLLRLTLVKNIHDMESFDRVFERFFSSGANGEGPDPADLLQEAILSMEAEEMLGTNPDMVNENMSLAMVEAGLSPEDLKDLQSLKEIGLDQLDGSEMEIRLKDYQGAMQAPRPSMRMPQNPVTMAFKHPSGQKRPLTFSQQELDAMHDAVSRMLMRLKKDIRRVKNMENRGKIHVIRTIQKNYRHGMVPFHLVLRRRRKQKPRLVVLCDVSFSVSHASQFMLLLLHTLHNRLMDVRSFIFNAELAEITEMLANAPINTMMEAIDSGEIVNLDDNSDYGKVFETFKEKFLENLRGRPAVIFLGDARNNYNKPNDWVLEQLREKAGYMLWLTPEDRELWKRGDCLIDTYGAYCDKVEVVKNVEELNQVVEDLFRNIYLEEDHRSMREIKKAEEEQDDDYRHYYTRGGGNSTPSLDPTGRSHW
- a CDS encoding AAA family ATPase; this encodes MMTQLEVKDGLRDGGYIADEAIATAVFLALRMEKPILIEGPPGVGKTGLAKTLSQVMDFPLVRLQCYEGIDEGKALYDWEYGKQLLYTQMLRTQLDNRLAEATDLRDAVEQLASEESLFFSRNFLVQRPVLRSFLSEKRSVLLIDEIDRSDDEFEALLLECLSDFQVSIPELGVIEAKRKPLAILTSNGTRMISDALRRRCLYLYIDYPELEREVQIVRARFPDICEELAQQMVGFLRKARELNLRKPPSVSETLDWAEVLSILHVSKLTPDVVANTVGVISKHQADLQRVVELAAEELG
- a CDS encoding iron-containing alcohol dehydrogenase family protein, yielding MPHFKDAKRKLSNERQEYPIRMQHAYPSVNVGWGAHTMVGNEAKALGMSNALIVTTGLRGTGIIETIQGVLKHAGVSSEVFDKATPNPKDFEVMEGAKVLSSGKFDGIISIGGGSTTDCAKAIKLVYSHDGQDVRSFEGAFKATKKNKLPQLAINTTSGTGSEVSCFSIINHTEKMYKMALFDPACTPSKSINDPLLHQCMPGDLAAYTGMDALAHAVEAIASRLCVQSAYGPGLWAITEIFGNLRQSAANRNNDKAIEQMVWAEMAAAYSFNSAGLGIIHSMAHAMGGLYDSPHGLCNAIAMVDVCRLNLPACPERFAMMARAAGINTEGMSDIKAGEKFIDMIQELKDDLGITTRFGDLGLQEKDLDGLSKFAAADICSEGNPVDIGFENMRAVFKGCM
- a CDS encoding radical SAM protein, with amino-acid sequence MEPSTATSDNLKGLLRRAGLRPPHTLTLAITGACNLQCRHCWVEGGVSTSAAHVPAAKLRRVMQEFADLGGQGLRLTGGEPLCHPEWLELLRFARHLEMPHLGVQTNANLIKKNQAAALRDLDFSGLSIQVSLDGACATSHDLVRGEGAFAGAMAGLQHLIAAGLAPRLSLFFTEMRHNLDEIPALLERADELGIASVVSGSLVRCGRAAEDALIAPAETEQYLRLLERYETDSGFRALYRKIGRIAALEWQTPNKTTRQDCTFVENPYLTAAGRLYPCVLCHADPYAVSGVFDKPLAEAFSLGAPLWASLLEISRSRAETIPQCHACADRDTCGAGCMGRAWGSCGDFFASEDRCALRRAVYAHRKSAANPS
- a CDS encoding sigma-54-dependent transcriptional regulator, with translation MSNVKRGDVAKVLIVEDERPLRELLQSELRRSGHRVQVAGNGEEGLARYREEIFNVVLLDIRMPGSDGVEILKQMKSESSVPEIIMFTGHGTIETAVECIKHGAYDYLTKPVKLDELDLVITKAHEKNRLRLENISLKLEMQKLDNHQIVGKSQAITQVLDTVKRWGAVDEHVLIFGESGTGKELVARAVHESSPRAQKPFVTVNCGRLDVNTAESELFGHMQGAFTSAVKGRAGLFELAHQGTLFMDEVSEMTLDVQVKLLRILETGTFRRLGGNRDISVDVRFVFATNKKLEDKVDAGEFRDDLFHRINMLPILIPPLRERAEDILPLAWFFLQSSSGPGQGPWEISPEAMASLRAYHWPGNVRELRNTMRRASILAAERVITADLLPFAPPKLFPAEVQLGATPQAPPLPLWVIEREHIRNVLDKVEGNKSRAAKILEIDRKTLYTKLDRYDLPA